From the genome of Carassius gibelio isolate Cgi1373 ecotype wild population from Czech Republic chromosome B10, carGib1.2-hapl.c, whole genome shotgun sequence, one region includes:
- the LOC127966004 gene encoding caspase-7-like, with amino-acid sequence MPFCNFPFTADKTVKNRALIVSVESFNPGEDLIKRNGVKKDTQRLHKTLSKLGFSVEIRMDIKADDIYKAFKAASKKTVKDCFVGVISSHGEEGVVFGADGRAVKLAEIYSYFGGPSMADKSKLFLIQACRGHGLDEGVEVDSSFSEEEEGVSELFSIPIDTAVMYATSPGYGAFMHPLGSELIQTFCKLLEEEGGPDLEITRLLTRINFQVAYNFESRGKVLGGKKQMPCFVTRFTREVFPFRKMAAAEDLSLSFAATQLIDEPSRSRKSSIS; translated from the exons ATGCCTTTTTGCAATTTTCCTTTCACTGCTGATAAGACTGTGAAGAACAGGGCATTGATAGTGTCTGTGGAGAGCTTCAATCCAGGTGAAGATCTGATCAAGAGAAACGGCGTGAAGAAAGACACTCAGAGACTTCACAAAACCCTCAGCAAGCTCGGCTTCTCTGTGGAAATCAGAATGGACATCAAAGCAGATGACATCTATAAAGCCTTCAAAGCAG CGAGCAAGAAGACGGTCAAAGACTGTTTTGTGGGCGTCATATCCAGTCACGGTGAGGAGGGTGTTGTGTTCGGAGCTGACGGACGTGCTGTGAAACTGGCTGAGATCTACAGCTACTTTGGAGGTCCGTCAATGGCAGACAAGAGCAAGCTTTTCTTGATTCAG GCTTGTCGAGGGCATGGGTTGGATGAAGGTGTGGAGGTTGACTCTTCATTCTCCGAGGAAGAGGAGGGAGTGTCTGAGCTGTTTTCCATCCCTATTGACACAGCAGTCATGTACGCCACATCTCCAG GTTACGGTGCATTCATGCATCCTCTGGGCTCAGAGTTGATCCAAACCTTTTGTAAGCTGCTAGAAGAGGAAGGAGGTCCAGATCTGGAGATCACAAGACTCCTGACTCGGATAAACTTCCAGGTGGCCTACAACTTTGAATCCAGAGGGAAAGTGTTGGGCGGCAAGAAACAGATGCCCTGCTTTGTGACCCGCTTTACCAGAGAGGTTTTCCCGTTCAGAAAGATGGCAGCGGCAGAAGATTTGAGCTTGAGCTTTGCAGCCACGCAGCTCATCGATGAACCCAGTCGATCACGGAAGAGCTCCATCAGCTGA
- the LOC127966003 gene encoding caspase-3-like, whose product MTENGRKLHIGHERQMISQTHKVGSPYSHTVCDRITPQCLIEEKTMSCKIPLSANKRMKNRALIVSVESFYPGAGLNNRNGAKKDTQRLHKTLSKLGFSVEIRIDIEADEIYEAFKEASKKTVKDCFVGVISSHGEEGVVFGADGRAVKLAEIYSYFGGPSMADKSKLFLIQACRGHGLDEGVEVDSSFSEEEDGVSELFSIPIDTAVMYATSPGYGAFMHPLGSELIQTFCKLLEEEGGPDLEITRLLTRINFQVSYNFESRGKELGGKKQMPCFVTRFTREVFPFRKMAAAEDLSLSFAATQLIDEPSRSRKSSIS is encoded by the exons ATGACAGAAAATGGGAGGAAACTCCATATAGGGCATGAGAGACAGATGATCAGTCAGACTCATAAAGTAGGCTCTCCTTATTCTCACACAGTTTGTGACCGCATTACACCTCAGTGTTTGATTGAAGAGAAAACGATGTCTTGTAAAATTCCTTTGTCAGCAAACAAGAGAATGAAGAACAGGGCGTTGATAGTGTCTGTGGAGAGCTTCTATCCAGGTGCAGGTCTGAACAACAGGAACGGTGCGAAGAAAGACACTCAAAGACTTCACAAAACCCTCAGCAAGCTTGGCTTCTCTGTGGAAATCAGAATAGACATCGAAGCAGATGAAATCTATGAAGCATTTAAAGAAG CGAGCAAGAAGACGGTCAAAGACTGTTTTGTGGGCGTCATATCCAGTCACGGTGAGGAGGGTGTTGTGTTCGGAGCTGACGGACGTGCTGTGAAACTGGCTGAGATCTACAGCTACTTTGGAGGTCCGTCAATGGCAGACAAGAGCAAGCTTTTCTTGATTCAG GCTTGTCGAGGGCATGGGTTGGATGAAGGTGTGGAGGTCGACTCTTCATTCTCCGAGGAAGAGGACGGGGTGTCTGAGCTGTTTTCCATCCCTATTGACACAGCAGTCATGTACGCCACATCTCCAG GTTACGGTGCATTCATGCATCCTCTGGGCTCAGAGTTGATCCAAACCTTTTGTAAGCTGCTAGAAGAGGAAGGAGGTCCAGATCTGGAGATCACAAGACTCCTGACTCGGATAAACTTCCAGGTGTCCTACAACTTTGAATCCAGGGGGAAAGAGTTGGGTGGCAAGAAACAGATGCCCTGCTTTGTGACCCGCTTTACCAGAGAGGTTTTCCCGTTCAGAAAGATGGCAGCGGCAGAAGATTTGAGCTTGAGCTTTGCAGCCACGCAGCTCATCGATGAACCCAGTCGATCACGGAAGAGCTCCATCAGCTGA